In Anopheles stephensi strain Indian unplaced genomic scaffold, UCI_ANSTEP_V1.0 ucontig39, whole genome shotgun sequence, a single genomic region encodes these proteins:
- the LOC118516760 gene encoding uncharacterized protein LOC118516760, with protein sequence MQTDPTLAQVQSKMLEELKAEQHTLLNQLIEQLPYDLDKDIAEDEVFQAEYLVKAASLQSMDVKPPPVAAQLVMPQHRLHIPMPTFDGSYEQWPKFKAMFQDIMSRANESDAVKLHHLNKALTGKAAGIINASMMNSNNFESVWEILVQRFENPRLIVDKHIAGLLHLKALPRESAKDLRHLAETCKAHVDGLIFMEKPIDGTSNLIITHILSSCLDAETRKLWERSLKHGEFPELYKTLEFITRQTEVLESCATKEPQQRQPSGKPASTKAFVSSTPNPPQLCCALCKQQHPLHKCPTLLILTTTDKIEKLKTLNRCFNCFGTGHAVSKCPSPWSCRHCKGRHHTLIHVENSRVTPGPSPVTGRQSTTATTTLTTVVSSTVLLSTAMLNITDSAGVTHPARVLLDSGAQSSFITGRLAQFLCLPRKLVNIPLSGIGGSAGSNVRYTVTTTIHSRCSSYNATVEMLVLPKLTVEMPRQYINISHWSIPEACVLADPSFNNPAPIDLILGASLFYEILRTGRLSLGDNMPTLQETEFGWVVSGNTIIEEPLSSSMCAVVTHTNELDSLMKRFFELEEVSGTPSWSNEERACEEHYTATTTTDINGRYVVRLPRKAEMIGKLGDSKTSALRRFLAIERRLQREPETQQAYVDFMNEYLRLGHMSKVAATSMDAETFYLPHHPVFKADSTTTKCRVVFDASSKSSTGVSLNDTLMVGPTIQQDATSILMRFRTRAVALTADVAKMYRQVLVHPTDRSLQRILWRNSPNEPIEEYELNTVTYGTASAPFLAVRSLQQTVEDHGKEYPAAAARSCDFYVDDFVSGSDSPAEAESLQVQTAELYAKTGFELRKWASNKPSVLQHVDQQQLAATPSAESGAEGVLATLGLVWDSSSDNMSFKINAPYVIGPITKRKVLSCIARIYDPLGIVDPVKAMAKQFLQRIWTLQTDQQHPWGWDDELPHHLQGQWINFHNQLIHLQELHIPRVAIGPDSISSQFHFFCDASEKGYGACCYIRSCNEQGVVTIQLFASKTKVTPISSKHSIARLELCAAQLASLLYNRVKSAVELQSPATFWTDSTTVVHWLRGSPSCWKPFVANRVSQVQQLTTGCAWRHIAGIDNPADLASRGCLSKELLNNPLWWQGPPWLNQPEEQWPESSISSFDDDAAAERRASTVACAVVEKPHHRVFTLYSSFSKLRRMMAYWVQYFNRCSKRRSYTGPGITTADLKEAEEVMCRLAQRDYFTQEIRALQRKESISSSSKLKWLHPQLGADGIIRVGGRLSNALLSEDTKHPIVVPNGHPLAHLLMDHFHKTLLHAGPQLMLRSEPISIAALPVVITLVTLQHPAPRGVGVPRSRGSKSCGACGVKYGQRVPTAASPSNTNSSSSSNTGSQSGTLSTSLSNTTNTNNTMGPSNTPQQTEQLSKTNLYIRGLQQGTTDKDLVNMCAQYGNIISTKAILDKTTNKCKGYGFVDFESPSCAEGAVKGLQAKGIQAQMAKVGIWVLHRPAIVRLFACK encoded by the exons ATGCAGACCGATCCAACACTTGCACAAGTGCAATCCAAAATGCTGGAAGAGCTGAAGGCTGAACAACATACACTGCTGAATCAACTCATCGAGCAGCTACCGTATGATTTGGACAAGGACATCGCTGAGGACGAAGTGTTCCAGGCCGAATATTTGGTGAAAGCGGCATCTCTTCAGAGCATGGACGTCAAGCCTCCGCCGGTGGCAGCACAACTCGTAATGCCGCAACACCGTCTCCACATCCCGATGCCTACGTTCGACGGTAGCTACGAACAGTGGCCAAAGTTCAAGGCTATGTTCCAGGACATCATGAGCCGAGCCAATGAGTCTGATGCTGTGAAACTTCATCATTTGAACAAGGCGTTGACAGGAAAGGCTGCCGGCATAATCAACGCCTCAATgatgaacagcaacaacttcgAGAGTGTATGGGAGATCTTAGTCCAGCGGTTCGAGAACCCCCGGTTGATCGTCGACAAACACATCGCCGGGTTGTTACACCTCAAGGCGCTACCCCGAGAGTCTGCAAAGGATCTTCGTCACCTTGCCGAGACTTGTAAGGCGCATGTTGACGGTCTCATCTTCATGGAGAAGCCCATCGACGGAACCAGCAACCTCATCATCACCCACATTCTGTCATCGTGCCTAGATGCGGAAACTCGGAAGTTGTGGGAACGCTCGTTAAAGCATGGAGAGTTTCCTGAGCTGTACAAAACTCTTGAGTTCATCACTCGGCAGACGGAAGTGTTGGAAAGCTGTGCAACGAAGGAGCCTCAACAACGACAACCGTCGGGAAAACCAGCGAGCACCAAGGCATTTGTGTCATCGACTCCGAACCCTCCGCAGCTCTGTTGCGCTTTGTGTAAGCAGCAACATCCATTACACAAGTGCCCCACGTTGTTAATACTGACGACTACGGATAAGATCGAGAAGCTGAAAACATTGAACCgctgcttcaactgttttggtaCCGGACATGCAGTTTCTAAATGTCCCTCACCATGGTCGTGTCGTCACTGCAAGGGCAGGCATCACACGTTGATTCATGTGGAGAACTCACGTGTAACACCTGGTCCATCACCTGTTACTGGAAGACAATCTACAACCGCTACGACAACATTAACCACAGTTGTGTCATCCACTGTGTTGCTTTCGACGGCAATGCTCAACATCACCGACAGCGCAGGAGTCACCCATCCGGCACGTGTTCTTCTGGACAGCGGAGCACAATCCAGCTTCATCACTGGCAGGCTAGCCCAATTCCTATGTTTACCACGCAAATTGGTAAACATTCCCTTGTCAGGGATTGGTGGCAGCGCAGGATCGAACGTGCGATACACCGTGACTACTACCATTCATTCCCGATGCTCCAGTTACAATGCAACGGTGGAAATGTTAGTGCTTCCCAAACTGACGGTGGAAATGCCACGACAGTACATCAACATCAGCCACTGGAGTATTCCTGAAGCATGTGTTCTGGCTGACCCGTCGTTCAACAACCCAGCGCCTATCGACCTGATACTGGGAGCATCACTCTTCTACGAGATCCTGAGGACCGGACGGCTATCGTTGGGTGACAACATGCCAACGCTCCAAGAAACCGAATTtggttgggttgtcagcggaAACACCATCATCGAGGAACCATTGTCATCTTCAATGTGTGCAGTCGTCACGCACACCAACGAGCTGGACTCTTTGATGAAGAGATTCTTCGAACTAGAAGAGGTGAGCGGCACACCAAGCTGGAGCAACGAAGAACGTGCGTGTGAGGAGCATTATACAGCGACAACTACCACAGACATCAACGGTCGATACGTGGTTCGACTTCCCCGGAAAGCCGAAATGATCGGCAAACTTGGGGACTCAAAGACCAGCGCACTAAGAAGGTTCTTAGCAATAGAACGACGACTTCAAAGAGAACCGGAAACTCAACAAGCCTatgttgatttcatgaacGAGTACCTTCGCTTAGGTCATATGAGCAAGGTGGCAGCTACATCGATGGACGCTGAGACGTTCTATCTACCTCATCATCCGGTCTTCAAAGCCGACAGCACCACTACCAAGTGCCGTGTCGTCTTTGACGCATCGAGCAAATCATCAACGGGAGTATCATTGAATGATACGTTAATGGTCGGGCCGACCATTCAACAGGATGCTACCTCCATTTTGATGCGGTTCCGTACAAGGGCTGTTGCCCTCACAGCAGACGTGGCTAAAATGTACCGGCAGGTTTTGGTACATCCCACCGATCGATCCCTGCAACGCATCCTGTGGCGGAATTCACCAAACGAGCCCATCGAGGAGTATGAGCTCAACACCGTGACGTATGGGACAGCATCTGCACCGTTCCTGGCAGTACGATCATTACAACAAACGGTAGAAGATCATGGGAAGGAATATCCGGCTGCAGCTGCGCGATCCTGTGACTTCTACGTGGATGATTTCGTGTCTGGAAGTGATTCGCCGGCAGAGGCTGAATCCCTACAAGTACAAACGGCAGAATTGTACGCGAAGACGGGGTTCGAGCTACGAAAATGGGCTTCCAACAAGCCATCCGTGCTACAGCATGTGGACCAACAGCAGTTAGCAGCCACTCCATCTGCTGAATCGGGAGCCGAAGGAGTTCTGGCAACTCTTGGTTTAGTTTGGGACTCATCTTCCGACAACATGAGTTTCAAAATCAACGCGCCCTACGTTATTGGGCCAATAACGAAGCGGAAGGTCCTTTCTTGCATCGCCAGGATCTACGATCCTTTGGGAATTGTTGACCCAGTGAAAGCCATGGCGAAGCAATTCCTCCAACGTATCTGGACTCTTCAGACGGACCAGCAACATCCCTGGGGATGGGACGACGAACTACCGCATCACCTTCAAGGACAATGGATCAACTTCCACAACCAATTGATCCATCTACAGGAGCTACACATTCCTCGTGTAGCAATTGGACCTGACAGCATCTCTAGCCaattccatttcttttgcgaCGCGTCAGAAAAGGGATATGGAGCATGCTGTTACATCAGGAGCTGCAACGAACAGGGAGTCGTCACGATTCAACTGTTCGCCTCGAAGACGAAAGTGACACCAATAAGCAGCAAGCACTCCATCGCCCGACTGGAATTGTGCGCAGCACAATTAGCCAGCTTGCTTTACAATCGTGTGAAGTCAGCTGTCGAGTTGCAATCTCCAGCTACATTTTGGACGGATTCAACCACCGTGGTGCATTGGCTACGAGGATCACCAAGctgctggaagccgttcgtcgccAATCGTGTCTCGCAAGTGCAACAGCTTACAACTGGTTGTGCTTGGCGACACATTGCTGGAATAGACAACCCAGCGGACCTTGCATCACGCGGCTGCCTGAGTAAGGAGCTCCTCAACAATCCGTTATGGTGGCAGGGCCCACCATGGCTAAATCAACCGGAAGAGCAATGGCCGGAATCATCGATATCGTCATTTGACGACGACGCTGCCGCAGAAAGACGCGCCTCTACAGTGGCCTGTGCAGTTGTCGAGAAACCGCACCATCGCGTCTTCACGTTATACTCATCGTTCTCGAAGCTCAGAAGAATGATGGCGTATTGGGTTCAATACTTCAACCGTTGTTCAAAACGTCGATCGTATACTGGCCCTGGTATCACGACAGCAGACCTGAAGGAAGCAGAGGAAGTAATGTGCCGATTAGCGCAGAGGGATTATTTCACACAAGAAATAAGAGCACTACAACGGAAGGAATCAATTTCTTCGTCATCGAAGCTGAAGTGGCTGCATCCGCAGCTGGGAGCAGACGGCATCATTCGTGTTGGTGGCAGGCTTAGCAACGCATTGCTATCAGAGGACACCAAACATCCTATCGTGGTTCCCAACGGACATCCGTTAGCCCATCTGCTGATGGATCATTTCCACAAGACGCTGCTACATGCGGGACCACAGCTGATGCTGA GAAGCGAGCCTATATCAATTGCAGCCCTCCCCGTGGTAATCACACTTGTCACATTACAACACCCAGCGCCCAGAGGTGTCGGAGTGCCACGTTCACGTGGCAGCAAGAGTTGCGGTGCGTGCGGTGTAAAA